Proteins found in one Actinokineospora alba genomic segment:
- a CDS encoding Lrp/AsnC family transcriptional regulator: MGMLNRLDLRVIRELVASPRIGITELAERLGIARNTAHARVARLERQGVVGMRGRSVDYTELGVEVTAFLTVQVAQGRLGSAIEDLAVVPFVLEAHGIAGDGDLLVRVAARNTRHLHEVINAVLACRGVIRSTTAVAMTEQIPYRVAPLLDALERAIP, translated from the coding sequence ATGGGCATGCTGAACCGGCTTGACCTGCGGGTCATCCGCGAGCTGGTCGCGAGTCCGCGCATCGGCATCACCGAGCTGGCCGAGCGGTTGGGCATCGCGCGCAACACCGCGCACGCGCGTGTCGCCCGGCTCGAACGCCAGGGCGTTGTCGGCATGCGCGGTCGCTCGGTGGACTACACGGAACTGGGCGTCGAGGTCACCGCGTTTCTGACGGTGCAGGTCGCACAGGGCAGGCTCGGGTCGGCGATCGAGGACCTCGCCGTCGTGCCGTTCGTGTTGGAGGCGCATGGCATCGCGGGCGACGGCGACCTGCTGGTCCGCGTCGCCGCCCGCAACACCAGGCACCTGCACGAGGTGATCAACGCGGTGCTGGCGTGCCGCGGCGTCATCCGCAGCACGACAGCCGTCGCGATGACCGAACAGATCCCGTATCGGGTCGCGCCCCTGCTCGACGCCTTGGAGCGCGCGATCCCGTGA
- a CDS encoding indolepyruvate ferredoxin oxidoreductase family protein: protein MTELFEGYRPADVVRRTSGLGAMTGVQALGKLLVDQHRADQARGWKTAGLVSGYRGSPLAGLDQVLDRNADLLAEHDIKFIPGVNEELGATVVYGSQLAPQLPDPRFEGVFGLWYGKAPGVDRSVDAFKHGTWMGTTPRGGVLVVAGDDPASKSSSLPSNSTMALAESLMPVLAPVDVADVLRLGRFGFEMSRFSGAWTGFTVVTNIGDAYEIVDLGATPEIVVPEFEWDGRPWRPTHKPGVGIPEALAMEREVLDGRLAAAVAFGAANGLDRIEGAVSDARIGLVASGHNYASLRDALQRLGLTEDALRARGIRVLRLGMVHPLDRDLLFRFADGLDELVVIEDKRPFIETLIKEALFDKAVRPRVYGKQGPEGKTLIPVHGALEADRILVALGRFLAERVGREHVDLRHPAFKPRLPALTLTPINRTPFFCSGCPHNRSTETPDGSLAGAGIGCHAMTTFMDRSVGFTQMGGEGVSWVGAAPFTGTTHLFQNLGDGTFFHSGSLAVRQAVAANTNITFKLLYNAAVAMTGGQHADGSVDPAAVTRMLHAEGVVKTVVVSDEPRKYPRSTKWAPGVRVRHRDDLDKVQRELRETEGVTVILYDQECAAEKRRKRKRGLAPDPAKRVMINESVCEGCGDCGQKSNCLSVEPTDTEFGRKTQIDQTSCNKDYSCLLGDCPSFLTVIPGTGKKRLVRDELPADLPEPDSRPTSANLVMVGIGGTGVVTTNQVLATAALISGLDARALDQTGLSQKAGAVVSHLRITPEPTSLPGLVPAGTATGYLAFDALAATTDVNLSRCSDRTIAVVSTSEVPTGKMVVDPAASYPGREDLLGKISGRTKSVHAFDALDLAERLFGSTAAANFLVVGAAYQAGLLPLTASAIERAIELNGVGVATTIQAFRAGRKVVQDPTWISSTKPAAAPVEGTELERLLAIRVPELTAYQNADYARRYTDVVSTVEAAERALGLPGTPLTEAVARNLFKLMAYKDEYEVARLHLDPELRASVEEKFGAGATIGYQLHPPMLRAMGMKRKLTLKRTAGPAFKVLRALRGLRGTAFDPFGHAHLRKVERALISEYVAMIERIAGEMTTESHAVACELAALPDSVRGYEDIKLASINRYQERILGLLDRFDQANRPLERV, encoded by the coding sequence ATGACGGAGCTGTTCGAGGGGTACCGCCCCGCTGACGTCGTGCGCCGGACCTCAGGTCTGGGCGCCATGACCGGGGTCCAGGCCCTCGGCAAGCTGCTTGTCGACCAGCACCGCGCCGACCAGGCCAGGGGCTGGAAGACCGCGGGCCTGGTCTCCGGGTACCGGGGGTCACCGCTCGCGGGGCTCGACCAGGTGCTCGACCGCAACGCCGACCTGCTCGCCGAGCACGACATCAAGTTCATCCCCGGCGTCAACGAGGAGCTGGGCGCGACCGTCGTCTACGGCTCCCAGCTCGCCCCGCAGCTGCCCGATCCGCGCTTCGAGGGCGTCTTCGGCCTCTGGTACGGCAAGGCGCCCGGTGTGGACCGCTCCGTCGACGCGTTCAAGCACGGCACGTGGATGGGCACCACCCCGCGCGGCGGCGTGCTCGTCGTCGCCGGTGACGACCCGGCCAGCAAGTCCTCGTCGCTGCCGTCCAATTCCACGATGGCGCTGGCCGAGTCGCTGATGCCGGTGCTGGCGCCGGTCGACGTCGCCGACGTGCTGCGGCTGGGCCGCTTCGGCTTCGAGATGTCGCGGTTCAGCGGCGCGTGGACCGGGTTCACCGTGGTCACCAACATCGGCGACGCCTACGAGATCGTCGACCTGGGCGCGACGCCGGAGATCGTGGTCCCCGAGTTCGAGTGGGACGGGCGGCCGTGGCGGCCCACCCACAAGCCCGGTGTCGGCATCCCCGAGGCGCTGGCGATGGAGCGCGAGGTGCTCGACGGCAGGCTCGCCGCCGCCGTCGCGTTCGGCGCGGCCAACGGCCTGGACCGCATCGAGGGCGCGGTGTCCGACGCCCGGATCGGCCTGGTCGCCTCCGGCCACAACTACGCCTCCCTGCGCGACGCGCTGCAGCGACTCGGCCTTACCGAGGACGCGCTTCGCGCGCGCGGGATCCGGGTCCTGCGCCTGGGCATGGTCCACCCGCTCGACCGGGACCTGCTGTTCCGCTTCGCCGACGGCCTCGACGAGTTGGTCGTCATCGAGGACAAGCGCCCGTTCATCGAGACGCTGATCAAGGAAGCGCTGTTCGACAAGGCCGTCCGGCCGCGCGTCTACGGCAAGCAGGGACCTGAGGGCAAGACGCTCATCCCCGTGCACGGTGCGCTGGAGGCCGACCGGATCCTGGTCGCGCTCGGCCGCTTCCTGGCCGAGCGGGTCGGCCGCGAGCACGTCGACCTTCGGCACCCGGCGTTCAAGCCGCGGCTGCCCGCGCTGACGCTCACGCCGATCAACCGCACCCCGTTCTTCTGCTCCGGCTGCCCGCACAACCGCTCCACCGAGACCCCCGACGGCTCGCTCGCGGGCGCGGGCATCGGCTGCCACGCGATGACCACGTTCATGGACCGCAGCGTCGGCTTCACGCAGATGGGCGGCGAGGGCGTGAGCTGGGTGGGCGCGGCGCCGTTCACCGGCACCACGCACCTGTTCCAGAACCTCGGCGACGGCACGTTCTTCCACTCCGGCAGCCTCGCCGTGCGCCAGGCCGTCGCGGCGAACACCAACATCACCTTCAAGCTGCTCTACAACGCCGCGGTCGCGATGACCGGCGGCCAGCACGCCGACGGGTCGGTCGACCCGGCCGCGGTGACCCGGATGCTGCACGCCGAGGGCGTCGTCAAGACCGTCGTGGTCTCCGACGAGCCGCGCAAGTACCCGCGCTCGACCAAGTGGGCGCCGGGCGTCCGCGTGCGTCACCGCGACGACCTGGACAAGGTCCAGCGCGAGCTGCGCGAGACTGAGGGCGTCACGGTGATCCTCTACGACCAGGAGTGCGCCGCGGAGAAGCGCCGCAAGCGCAAGCGCGGGCTGGCGCCGGACCCGGCCAAGCGGGTCATGATCAACGAGTCGGTGTGCGAGGGCTGCGGCGACTGTGGACAGAAGTCCAACTGCCTGAGCGTCGAGCCGACCGACACCGAGTTCGGCCGCAAGACCCAGATCGACCAGACCTCGTGCAACAAGGACTACTCCTGCCTGCTCGGCGACTGCCCGTCGTTCCTGACGGTCATCCCCGGCACCGGCAAGAAGCGCCTGGTCCGCGACGAGCTGCCCGCCGACCTGCCCGAGCCGGATTCGCGGCCGACCTCGGCGAACCTGGTGATGGTCGGCATCGGCGGCACCGGTGTCGTCACGACCAACCAGGTGCTCGCCACCGCCGCGCTGATCAGCGGGCTGGACGCGCGGGCGCTGGACCAGACCGGGCTGAGCCAGAAGGCGGGCGCGGTGGTCTCCCACCTGCGCATCACGCCGGAGCCGACGTCGCTACCCGGGCTGGTGCCCGCGGGGACCGCCACCGGCTACCTCGCCTTCGACGCGCTGGCCGCGACCACCGACGTCAACCTCTCGCGGTGCTCCGACCGCACGATCGCGGTCGTGTCCACTTCGGAGGTTCCGACCGGGAAGATGGTCGTCGACCCGGCGGCGTCCTACCCGGGGCGTGAGGACCTGCTCGGCAAGATCTCCGGTCGGACCAAGTCGGTGCACGCCTTCGACGCGCTCGACCTGGCGGAACGGCTCTTCGGCAGCACGGCGGCGGCCAACTTCCTCGTCGTCGGCGCGGCCTACCAGGCCGGGCTGCTGCCGCTGACCGCGTCGGCCATCGAGCGGGCCATCGAGCTCAACGGCGTCGGCGTGGCCACGACCATCCAGGCGTTCCGCGCCGGCCGCAAGGTCGTGCAGGACCCGACCTGGATCAGCTCGACGAAGCCCGCCGCGGCCCCGGTGGAAGGCACCGAACTGGAGCGCCTGCTGGCGATCCGGGTGCCGGAGCTGACCGCGTACCAGAACGCCGACTACGCGCGCCGGTACACCGACGTCGTGTCCACTGTGGAAGCGGCGGAGCGTGCGCTGGGGCTGCCCGGCACGCCGCTCACCGAGGCGGTCGCGCGGAACCTGTTCAAGCTGATGGCGTACAAGGACGAGTACGAGGTCGCCCGGCTGCACCTCGACCCGGAGCTGCGCGCGTCGGTCGAGGAGAAGTTCGGCGCGGGCGCCACCATCGGCTACCAGCTGCACCCGCCGATGCTGCGGGCCATGGGGATGAAGCGGAAGCTCACGCTCAAGCGGACGGCCGGTCCGGCGTTCAAGGTGCTGCGGGCTCTTCGCGGACTTCGCGGCACCGCTTTCGACCCGTTCGGCCACGCCCACCTGCGCAAGGTGGAACGTGCGTTGATCAGCGAATACGTCGCGATGATCGAGCGGATCGCGGGCGAAATGACCACCGAGAGCCACGCCGTGGCCTGCGAATTGGCGGCGCTGCCGGATTCGGTGCGCGGCTACGAGGACATCAAGCTCGCGTCCATCAATCGTTATCAAGAGCGGATTCTTGGTCTACTGGATCGATTCGACCAGGCGAATCGTCCTCTGGAAAGGGTCTAG